In the Ramlibacter tataouinensis TTB310 genome, one interval contains:
- a CDS encoding SDR family oxidoreductase, translating into MQKVALVVGAGDATGGAIARRFAREGYTACVTRRSADKLQPLVEQIRAAGGQAHGFASDARQEEEVVRLVERIESTLGPIEVLVFNIGANVPCSILDETARKYFKVWEMACLGGFLAGREAARRMVPRGRGTILFTGATASLRGGANFAAFAGAKHALRALAQSMARELGPRGIHVAHVVVDGAIDTAFIRDNFPERYALKDQDGIVNPEHIADSYWMLHCQPRDAWTHELDLRPWMEKF; encoded by the coding sequence ATGCAGAAAGTTGCCCTGGTCGTGGGTGCCGGCGACGCCACCGGCGGCGCCATCGCCCGGCGCTTCGCGCGCGAGGGCTACACCGCCTGCGTCACCCGGCGCAGCGCCGACAAGCTGCAGCCGCTGGTCGAGCAGATCCGCGCGGCGGGCGGCCAGGCCCATGGCTTCGCCAGCGACGCCCGCCAGGAGGAAGAGGTGGTTCGGCTGGTCGAACGGATCGAGTCCACCCTCGGGCCCATCGAGGTGCTGGTGTTCAACATCGGCGCCAACGTGCCCTGCAGCATCCTGGACGAGACCGCGCGCAAGTACTTCAAGGTCTGGGAGATGGCCTGCCTGGGCGGTTTCCTGGCCGGGCGCGAGGCGGCGCGCCGCATGGTGCCGCGCGGCCGCGGCACCATCCTGTTCACCGGCGCCACGGCGTCGCTGCGCGGCGGCGCCAACTTCGCCGCCTTCGCCGGCGCCAAGCACGCGCTGCGCGCCCTGGCGCAGAGCATGGCGCGCGAGCTGGGCCCGCGCGGCATCCACGTGGCGCACGTGGTGGTGGACGGCGCCATCGACACCGCCTTCATCCGCGACAATTTCCCCGAGCGCTACGCCCTGAAGGACCAGGACGGCATCGTCAACCCCGAGCACATCGCCGACAGCTACTGGATGCTGCATTGCCAGCCGCGCGACGCCTGGACGCACGAGCTGGACCTGCGGCCCTGGATGGAGAAATTCTGA
- a CDS encoding acyl-CoA thioesterase encodes MAELHPFDAAVALQPQPDGSFAGATHPAWANMVGPFGGITAAQALSAVLRHPQRLGEPVAMTVNFAAAVADGPFTVLARPARTNRSTQHWTVEIQQQGQAVLTGTVFTALRRETWGDARETPMPEVPAPEALQPPPGRGRVEWIHRYELRFAEGGYPTAWDGRDSGASRTRLWMRDAPPRPLDFASLAALCDVFFPRIWLRRASFVPLGTVTLTIYFHADAALLAATGTGWLLGQARAQAFHNGYFDHSAQLWNQAGQLLATTQQVVYYKE; translated from the coding sequence ATGGCCGAGCTCCACCCCTTCGACGCGGCCGTCGCGCTGCAGCCCCAGCCGGACGGCAGCTTTGCCGGCGCCACCCACCCGGCCTGGGCCAACATGGTGGGACCGTTCGGCGGCATCACCGCCGCGCAGGCGCTGTCGGCGGTGCTCCGGCACCCGCAGCGGCTGGGCGAGCCGGTGGCGATGACCGTGAACTTCGCGGCCGCGGTGGCCGACGGCCCGTTCACCGTGCTGGCGCGGCCGGCGCGCACCAACCGCTCCACCCAGCACTGGACGGTGGAGATCCAGCAGCAGGGCCAGGCGGTGCTGACCGGCACGGTGTTCACCGCGCTGCGCCGCGAGACCTGGGGCGATGCCAGGGAGACGCCCATGCCCGAGGTGCCGGCGCCCGAGGCGCTGCAGCCGCCGCCGGGCCGCGGCCGGGTCGAATGGATCCACCGCTACGAGCTGCGCTTCGCCGAGGGCGGCTACCCCACGGCCTGGGACGGCCGCGACAGCGGCGCCAGCCGCACCCGGCTGTGGATGCGCGACGCGCCGCCGCGGCCGCTGGACTTCGCCTCGCTGGCGGCGCTGTGCGACGTGTTCTTCCCGCGCATCTGGCTGCGCCGCGCCAGCTTCGTGCCGCTGGGCACGGTGACCCTGACCATCTACTTCCATGCCGACGCGGCGCTGCTGGCGGCCACCGGCACCGGCTGGCTGCTGGGCCAGGCGCGGGCCCAGGCGTTCCACAATGGCTACTTCGACCACAGCGCCCAGCTGTGGAACCAGGCCGGCCAGCTGCTGGCCACCACGCAGCAGGTCGTCTACTACAAGGAGTGA
- a CDS encoding endonuclease domain-containing protein gives MTDSERKLWLRLRMEQLGAKFRRQHPLGNYVADFACLAPRLIVELDGSQHAEQVDYDRRREAFFREHGFQVLRFASDEPLRNIEGVLTVIVEQLREAADRPHPSPPPEGEGANTRSP, from the coding sequence ATGACTGACTCCGAGCGCAAGCTCTGGTTACGGTTGCGAATGGAGCAGTTGGGAGCGAAGTTCCGGCGCCAGCATCCTCTTGGCAACTACGTTGCCGACTTCGCGTGTCTCGCGCCGAGGCTGATTGTGGAGCTAGACGGCTCCCAACATGCCGAGCAGGTCGACTACGACCGGCGGCGCGAGGCATTCTTCCGGGAGCATGGATTCCAGGTCCTCCGGTTCGCCAGTGACGAACCCCTGAGGAACATCGAAGGCGTGCTGACGGTCATCGTTGAACAACTCAGGGAGGCGGCTGATCGCCCCCACCCCAGCCCTCCCCCGGAGGGGGAGGGAGCCAATACCAGGAGCCCGTGA
- a CDS encoding YciI family protein: MAYMLLIHEPVGQRALRSEAEGHALYERMLRFRDGLRQRGLLVVGESLASQDAQAAQVRVQDGKARVLDGPFAEAKEMVGGFFLLNCESREQALAVAAECPAAAWATVEVRAVAPCYR; encoded by the coding sequence ATGGCCTACATGCTCCTGATCCACGAACCCGTCGGCCAGCGCGCCCTGCGCAGCGAAGCCGAGGGGCACGCGCTGTACGAGCGCATGCTGCGCTTTCGCGACGGCCTGCGCCAGCGCGGCCTGCTGGTGGTGGGCGAGTCGCTGGCTTCGCAGGACGCCCAGGCGGCGCAGGTGCGGGTGCAGGACGGCAAGGCGCGGGTGCTGGACGGCCCCTTCGCCGAGGCCAAGGAGATGGTGGGCGGCTTCTTCCTGCTGAACTGCGAAAGCCGCGAGCAGGCGCTGGCGGTGGCGGCCGAATGCCCGGCCGCCGCCTGGGCCACCGTCGAGGTGCGGGCGGTCGCACCCTGCTACCGCTAG
- a CDS encoding acetyl-CoA C-acyltransferase, with protein sequence MKQIQDAYIVAATRTPIGRSHRGFFRNTRPDDLLATALRSALAQVPGLDPQAIEDVVCGCAIPEAQQGLNVARIGAVLAGLPKSVGGITVNRFCASGLSAVQMAADRIRVGEADVMIAAGTESMSMVPMMGNSPSLSPTIFSNPEDLDSYGIAYGMGLTAEKVAQQWKVGRDAQDEFAWRSHMKAIAAMQAGEFSDEITPVEVADRSVDLESAEVSVKTRTVNLDEGARPDTTVEGLAKLKTVFAARGSVTAGNSSQTSDGAGALILVSEAALKRYNLTPLARFVSYASRGVPPHIMGIGPVEAIPAALKSAGLKHQDIDWIELNEAFAAQSLAVINTLGLDAGKVNPMGGAIALGHPLGATGAIRSATVVHALRRKNLKYGMVTMCVGMGQGAAGIFERV encoded by the coding sequence ATGAAACAGATCCAAGACGCCTACATCGTCGCCGCCACCCGCACGCCCATCGGGCGGTCGCATCGCGGCTTTTTCAGGAACACGCGGCCGGACGACCTGCTGGCCACGGCGCTGCGCTCGGCGCTGGCCCAGGTGCCGGGCCTGGACCCGCAGGCCATCGAGGACGTGGTCTGCGGCTGCGCCATCCCGGAGGCGCAGCAGGGGCTGAACGTGGCGCGCATCGGCGCGGTGCTGGCCGGGCTGCCCAAGAGCGTGGGCGGCATCACCGTCAATCGCTTCTGCGCCTCCGGCCTGTCCGCCGTGCAGATGGCGGCCGACCGCATCCGCGTGGGCGAGGCCGACGTGATGATCGCCGCCGGCACCGAGAGCATGAGCATGGTGCCCATGATGGGCAATTCGCCCTCGCTGTCGCCCACCATCTTCTCCAATCCGGAAGACCTCGACAGCTACGGCATCGCCTACGGCATGGGCCTGACGGCCGAGAAGGTGGCGCAGCAGTGGAAGGTCGGCCGGGACGCGCAGGACGAGTTCGCCTGGCGCTCGCACATGAAGGCCATCGCCGCAATGCAGGCCGGCGAGTTCAGCGACGAGATCACGCCGGTGGAGGTCGCCGACCGGTCGGTGGACCTCGAATCGGCCGAGGTCAGCGTCAAGACCCGCACCGTCAACCTCGACGAGGGCGCACGGCCCGACACCACCGTCGAAGGCCTGGCCAAGCTCAAGACGGTGTTCGCCGCGCGCGGCAGCGTCACCGCCGGCAACAGCTCGCAGACCTCCGACGGCGCCGGCGCGCTGATCCTGGTGAGCGAGGCCGCGCTCAAGCGCTACAACCTCACGCCGCTGGCGCGCTTCGTCAGCTACGCCAGCCGCGGCGTGCCGCCGCACATCATGGGCATCGGCCCGGTCGAAGCCATCCCGGCCGCGCTCAAGTCGGCCGGGCTCAAGCACCAGGACATTGACTGGATCGAGCTCAACGAGGCGTTCGCCGCGCAGTCGCTGGCCGTGATCAACACACTGGGCCTGGACGCCGGCAAGGTCAACCCCATGGGCGGCGCCATCGCCCTGGGCCATCCGCTGGGCGCCACCGGCGCCATCCGCTCGGCGACAGTGGTGCACGCCCTGCGGCGCAAGAACCTGAAGTACGGCATGGTGACCATGTGCGTGGGCATGGGGCAGGGCGCCGCCGGCATCTTCGAGCGCGTATGA
- a CDS encoding 2-hydroxychromene-2-carboxylate isomerase: MMKQVDFYFDVGSPAAYLAWTQLPRLAAETGAAVRHQPMLLGGVFQATGNQSPMNVPAKGHYMQADLERFARRYGVPFRHNPFFPINTLTLMRGATGVQLREPARLAAYVDAVFRAIWVEGRDMNDPAVVGQALAAAGFQPEVLLALTQQPEVKERLKTATQEAVARGVFGAPTFFVDGQMFWGQDRIDFVKEALL; the protein is encoded by the coding sequence CTGATGAAGCAGGTCGATTTCTACTTCGACGTCGGCAGCCCGGCCGCCTACCTGGCGTGGACGCAGCTGCCTCGGCTGGCGGCCGAGACCGGCGCGGCGGTGCGCCACCAGCCCATGCTGCTGGGCGGCGTGTTCCAGGCCACCGGCAACCAGTCGCCCATGAACGTGCCGGCCAAGGGCCACTACATGCAGGCGGACCTGGAGCGCTTCGCGCGGCGCTACGGCGTGCCGTTCCGCCACAATCCGTTCTTTCCCATCAACACGCTGACGCTGATGCGCGGCGCCACCGGCGTGCAGCTGCGCGAGCCGGCGCGCCTGGCCGCCTACGTGGACGCGGTGTTCCGCGCCATCTGGGTCGAGGGACGCGACATGAACGATCCCGCCGTGGTCGGCCAGGCGCTGGCCGCCGCCGGCTTCCAGCCCGAGGTGCTGCTGGCCCTGACCCAGCAGCCCGAGGTCAAGGAGCGGCTCAAGACGGCCACCCAGGAGGCCGTGGCGCGCGGCGTCTTCGGCGCGCCCACCTTCTTCGTGGACGGCCAGATGTTCTGGGGCCAGGACCGCATCGATTTCGTCAAGGAGGCTTTGCTATGA
- a CDS encoding enoyl-CoA hydratase, with product MTDILVHAEAGVMTLTLNRLERKNSLTAAMYEALAGAVASAEADPAVRVVVLQGHETIFSAGNDIGDFLHKPPAGLDSPVFRFLRGIATFPKPLLAAVCGPAVGVGTTMLFHCDLVYAGDNAAFSMPFVNLGLCPEAASSLLVPQMMGYHRAAEALLLGEPFMAEAALEVGLVNRVLPPTEANAYAQAQARKLAAKPLSSLVETKRLMKKGQQPQVLAQMQEEGASFGRMLTEPAAKEAFGAFLDKRKPDFSRL from the coding sequence ATGACCGACATCCTGGTGCACGCCGAAGCCGGCGTGATGACCCTTACCCTCAACCGCCTGGAACGCAAGAACTCCCTGACCGCCGCCATGTACGAGGCGCTGGCCGGCGCGGTGGCCTCGGCCGAGGCCGACCCCGCAGTGCGGGTGGTGGTCCTGCAAGGCCACGAGACCATCTTCTCCGCCGGCAACGACATCGGCGACTTCCTGCACAAGCCGCCGGCGGGGCTCGATTCGCCGGTGTTCCGCTTCCTGCGCGGCATCGCCACCTTCCCCAAACCGCTGCTGGCCGCCGTGTGCGGCCCGGCCGTGGGGGTGGGCACCACGATGCTGTTCCACTGCGACCTGGTCTATGCCGGCGACAACGCCGCCTTCTCCATGCCCTTCGTCAACCTGGGCCTGTGCCCGGAAGCGGCTTCCAGCCTGCTGGTGCCGCAGATGATGGGCTACCACCGCGCGGCCGAGGCGTTGCTGCTGGGCGAGCCCTTCATGGCCGAGGCGGCACTGGAGGTCGGCCTGGTCAACCGCGTGCTGCCGCCCACCGAGGCCAATGCCTATGCGCAGGCGCAGGCGCGCAAGCTGGCAGCCAAGCCGCTGTCCTCGCTGGTGGAAACCAAGCGGCTGATGAAGAAGGGCCAGCAGCCCCAGGTGCTGGCGCAGATGCAGGAGGAGGGCGCCAGCTTCGGCCGCATGCTCACCGAGCCGGCGGCCAAGGAGGCCTTCGGCGCCTTCCTGGACAAGCGCAAGCCGGACTTCTCCAGGCTCTGA